Proteins encoded together in one Schumannella luteola window:
- a CDS encoding AfsR/SARP family transcriptional regulator — protein MKIAVLGGLRIEHAGAAVTVSGSMQLALLFRLAADAGTAVSYRALAEDLWPIDTPENPRGALQSIVSRLRTQLPAASIESTTGGYRLALARADVDALVFQDLVAAAVAAPDPADTVRLASAALALWRGEPWLPTPDFDWFARDLLADRTTALELGGRMPGAIPAGVDAALAPVPPASSGAGVHGDVPERVPARSAGRAPVSDASVPDAAPASAAPAAPRAAAPRAAATPAAAPLPLIPTPLTPLIGRDAELVSVAAQLAANRLVTIVGPGGAGKTRLAIEAARAHTAGSASASAAASASGPGPTALVVELAPVSAPDIWPAILAATGRDLRSAENQPDTTPTRDRVRQALTGRPTLLVLDNTEHLLDVAAEAAITLLSALPELRILVTSREPLGAPGEAFVTLGPLAHPDAARLAGELASDPGRLREFPAIDLFRQRARAARGAELDPAELAVAARVCLHLDGLPLALELAAAKLRTMTVDEVLAGLEDRFALLSGPGRGALPRHQTLRAAIDWSWSLLDDDERRALTLLAVFPAGLAVVDARAAVSGSATDSASAASDALALPAPAVFDALVDKSLVQRARGRFRTLETIREYGLAHLVDEGRERAARDAQAAFALDAAAAHDSLLRGPRILETIAWFDAEHDNLIGALRHLVATEQAEAAVELLGACSWYWMMRDRNAEAAEWMTSVAPLAARVEGELATIVAAAGRVIEVFLKLGPTEEPDVIAALLGALGPAAELRPHAGQSPVVQVVASFILMLSRIEPGSEWRTELRGIDGDELGLDPWPTALLLVVDASLAHNRGDVDQLGRVTERALGMLSEIGDLWSIAVAQQMRAEWLALVGRLDEALEVTDASTENLRRITSEADLAQQQDLAVRILARQGRLDEARVRAEQVLDETLAGGVRRAITQAAASATIAAAQQGDAVAAAAFAAHLDDESDETLAPFAQLAAAKSVARTHLTLLQGDVAAADDHARAALRSALDSRDLPVIAQTAVAVARVCLARGDAELASRLLLAADAARGIPDELDPWVREVRAALRERGLEPPAGALADPADPAAASAAAVDPAALRAAAARELTCLPELLAP, from the coding sequence GTGAAGATCGCGGTGCTCGGCGGGCTGCGCATCGAGCACGCCGGCGCCGCGGTGACCGTGTCGGGGTCGATGCAGCTCGCGCTGCTGTTCCGGCTGGCCGCGGATGCCGGCACGGCCGTCAGCTACCGCGCGCTCGCCGAGGACCTCTGGCCGATCGACACCCCCGAGAATCCGCGCGGCGCCCTGCAGTCGATCGTGTCGCGGCTGCGCACGCAGCTGCCCGCCGCATCCATCGAGTCGACGACCGGCGGGTACCGGCTCGCGCTCGCCCGGGCGGATGTCGACGCCCTCGTCTTCCAGGATCTGGTCGCCGCCGCGGTCGCTGCGCCCGATCCCGCCGACACCGTGCGGCTCGCATCCGCGGCTCTCGCGCTCTGGCGGGGCGAGCCGTGGCTGCCGACGCCCGACTTCGACTGGTTCGCGCGCGATCTGCTCGCCGATCGCACCACCGCGCTCGAGCTCGGCGGGCGGATGCCGGGAGCGATCCCGGCCGGGGTGGATGCGGCGCTCGCGCCGGTCCCGCCCGCTTCGTCCGGCGCCGGCGTGCACGGAGACGTTCCAGAACGGGTGCCGGCGCGCAGTGCTGGACGCGCCCCGGTCTCCGACGCGTCCGTGCCCGACGCCGCGCCCGCCTCTGCCGCGCCTGCCGCGCCCCGGGCCGCCGCGCCCCGGGCCGCCGCGACCCCGGCTGCCGCACCCCTCCCGCTCATCCCGACCCCGCTCACCCCGCTGATCGGGCGCGACGCCGAGCTCGTCTCCGTCGCCGCGCAGCTCGCGGCGAATCGGCTGGTGACGATCGTCGGTCCGGGCGGCGCGGGCAAGACCCGGCTCGCGATCGAGGCGGCACGGGCGCACACCGCGGGATCGGCATCGGCATCGGCCGCGGCATCCGCATCCGGCCCCGGTCCGACCGCGCTGGTCGTCGAGCTCGCCCCGGTGTCGGCCCCCGACATCTGGCCCGCGATCCTCGCCGCGACCGGCCGCGATCTGCGCAGCGCCGAGAACCAGCCCGACACGACGCCGACCCGCGACCGCGTGCGCCAGGCGCTCACCGGGCGTCCGACGCTACTCGTGCTCGACAACACCGAGCACCTGCTGGATGTGGCGGCCGAGGCCGCGATCACGCTGCTGTCGGCGCTGCCCGAGCTGCGCATCCTCGTCACCAGCCGTGAGCCGCTCGGCGCTCCGGGGGAGGCGTTCGTGACGCTGGGGCCGCTCGCGCATCCCGATGCGGCCCGCCTCGCCGGCGAGCTCGCGAGCGACCCGGGTCGGCTGCGTGAGTTCCCGGCGATCGACCTCTTCCGGCAGCGCGCCCGGGCCGCGCGCGGGGCCGAGCTCGACCCGGCCGAACTCGCCGTCGCCGCGCGCGTCTGCCTGCACCTCGACGGGCTGCCGCTCGCCCTCGAGCTCGCGGCCGCGAAGCTGCGCACGATGACCGTCGACGAGGTGCTCGCCGGTCTCGAAGACCGGTTCGCGCTGCTCTCCGGCCCCGGACGCGGCGCCCTGCCGCGCCACCAGACGCTCCGCGCCGCGATCGACTGGAGCTGGAGCCTGCTCGACGACGACGAGCGTCGCGCGCTGACGCTGCTCGCGGTGTTCCCGGCGGGACTCGCGGTGGTGGATGCGCGGGCCGCGGTGAGCGGGTCGGCGACCGACTCCGCGTCCGCGGCATCCGACGCCCTCGCCCTCCCCGCCCCCGCCGTCTTCGACGCCCTCGTCGACAAGTCGCTCGTGCAGCGGGCCCGCGGGCGGTTCCGCACGCTCGAGACGATCCGCGAATACGGTCTCGCGCATCTCGTCGACGAGGGCCGCGAGCGTGCGGCGCGGGACGCTCAGGCCGCGTTCGCGCTCGATGCGGCGGCGGCCCACGATTCCCTGCTGCGGGGTCCGCGCATCCTCGAGACCATCGCGTGGTTCGACGCCGAGCACGACAACCTGATCGGCGCGCTGCGGCATCTCGTCGCGACCGAGCAGGCCGAGGCGGCGGTCGAGCTGCTCGGCGCCTGCAGCTGGTACTGGATGATGCGCGACCGCAACGCCGAGGCGGCCGAGTGGATGACCTCCGTCGCCCCGCTCGCCGCCCGGGTCGAGGGCGAGCTCGCGACGATCGTCGCCGCGGCCGGGCGGGTGATCGAGGTGTTCCTGAAGCTCGGCCCGACGGAGGAGCCGGATGTGATCGCCGCGCTGCTCGGTGCGCTGGGCCCGGCGGCCGAGCTGCGCCCGCACGCCGGTCAGTCGCCGGTCGTGCAGGTGGTCGCGTCGTTCATCCTCATGCTCAGTCGCATCGAGCCCGGGTCGGAGTGGCGCACCGAGCTGCGCGGCATCGACGGCGACGAGCTCGGACTCGACCCCTGGCCGACCGCGCTGCTGCTCGTCGTCGACGCCTCGCTCGCGCACAACCGCGGCGACGTCGACCAGCTCGGCCGCGTGACCGAGCGGGCGCTCGGCATGCTCAGCGAGATCGGCGACCTGTGGTCGATCGCGGTGGCGCAGCAGATGCGCGCCGAGTGGCTCGCGCTGGTCGGGCGTCTCGACGAGGCGCTCGAGGTGACGGATGCGTCGACCGAGAACCTGCGCCGCATCACCTCGGAGGCCGACCTGGCGCAGCAGCAGGATCTGGCCGTGCGCATCCTCGCTCGTCAGGGCCGACTCGATGAGGCCCGGGTCCGCGCCGAGCAGGTGCTCGACGAGACGCTCGCCGGCGGGGTGCGGCGCGCGATCACGCAGGCTGCGGCGTCGGCGACGATCGCCGCGGCGCAGCAGGGGGATGCGGTCGCGGCCGCCGCCTTCGCCGCCCACCTCGACGACGAGAGCGACGAGACCCTGGCCCCGTTCGCGCAGCTGGCCGCGGCGAAGTCGGTCGCCCGCACGCACCTCACGCTGCTGCAGGGCGATGTCGCCGCGGCCGATGACCACGCACGCGCTGCGCTGCGCTCGGCGCTCGACAGCCGCGACCTGCCCGTGATCGCCCAGACCGCCGTCGCGGTCGCCCGGGTCTGTCTGGCCCGCGGCGACGCGGAGCTCGCGTCCCGCCTGCTGCTGGCGGCGGATGCGGCGCGCGGCATCCCCGACGAGCTCGACCCCTGGGTGCGCGAGGTGCGCGCGGCCCTCCGCGAGCGTGGCCTCGAGCCGCCCGCCGGTGCGCTCGCGGATCCCGCCGACCCCGCCGCGGCGTCGGCCGCCGCCGTCGATCCGGCCGCGCTGCGCGCTGCTGCCGCCCGCGAGCTCACGTGCCTCCCCGAATTGCTCGCCCCCTGA
- a CDS encoding SGNH/GDSL hydrolase family protein, translating into MSPRPVLFIGDSITDAGRRDEPEGLGDGWVRRVHEVLRERGDDRPVLNRGVSGDRVIDLAHRWQSDAIEPDPELLTVYVGVNDTWRRFDSGLETSAGEFESVYAGLLRDSIAHGHPALVLVEPFLVPVTPEQEEWMPDLDGKRDAVDRLAGEFDAVFVPLQAVLGVAARVHGPEAIAADGVHPTALGAELIAEAWLAAVGMGPRAAD; encoded by the coding sequence ATGAGCCCCCGGCCCGTCCTGTTCATCGGCGACAGCATCACCGACGCGGGCCGCCGAGACGAGCCTGAAGGGCTCGGCGACGGATGGGTGCGACGCGTGCACGAGGTGCTGCGCGAGCGCGGAGACGACCGGCCGGTGCTCAACCGCGGCGTGAGCGGAGACCGCGTGATCGACCTCGCGCATCGCTGGCAGTCCGACGCGATCGAGCCCGACCCCGAGCTGCTCACGGTCTACGTCGGCGTCAACGACACCTGGCGGCGCTTCGACAGCGGGCTCGAGACCTCCGCCGGCGAGTTCGAGTCGGTCTACGCGGGCCTGCTGCGCGACTCGATCGCCCACGGGCATCCCGCGCTGGTGCTCGTCGAGCCGTTCCTCGTGCCGGTCACGCCCGAGCAGGAGGAGTGGATGCCCGACCTCGACGGCAAGCGCGACGCCGTCGACCGGCTCGCCGGCGAGTTCGACGCGGTTTTCGTGCCGCTGCAGGCGGTGCTCGGCGTTGCCGCGCGCGTGCACGGTCCGGAGGCGATCGCGGCGGACGGCGTGCACCCGACCGCCCTCGGCGCCGAGCTGATCGCCGAGGCGTGGCTCGCCGCGGTCGGCATGGGGCCGCGCGCCGCCGACTGA